Proteins from a genomic interval of Paenibacillus sp. FSL H8-0048:
- a CDS encoding ABC transporter ATP-binding protein, producing the protein MNKLIEFKNVAKEYQVGEVTIRALDGVDFSISEGEFVVVLGASGAGKSTILNILGGMDTATSGQVLVGGQEVTKYSEKKLTRYRGEKVGFVFQFYNLIPNLNALENVEFAAEVCKDHLDAKEILHKVGLSSRERNFPSQLSGGEQQRVAIARAVAKNPLLLLCDEPTGALDYVTGKAVLKLLEDLNRETHKCVVLVTHNSAIAQMADKIIKVKSGRIESITMNEHRQSAEGIEW; encoded by the coding sequence GTGAATAAGCTGATAGAGTTCAAGAATGTAGCCAAAGAGTATCAAGTAGGGGAGGTGACCATCCGGGCACTTGACGGTGTAGACTTCTCCATATCGGAAGGGGAGTTCGTCGTTGTACTGGGAGCCAGCGGAGCCGGCAAAAGCACCATTCTTAACATTCTGGGAGGTATGGACACGGCTACATCAGGCCAGGTTCTTGTCGGCGGCCAGGAGGTCACAAAATACAGCGAGAAGAAGTTAACCCGCTACCGGGGGGAGAAGGTCGGCTTTGTGTTCCAGTTCTACAACCTCATTCCCAACCTGAATGCACTGGAGAATGTCGAATTTGCTGCTGAGGTGTGCAAGGATCATCTGGATGCCAAGGAGATACTGCACAAGGTGGGGTTAAGCAGCCGGGAACGAAACTTCCCGTCCCAGCTGTCCGGGGGCGAGCAGCAGCGGGTAGCGATCGCCAGAGCCGTTGCCAAGAATCCGCTGCTGCTGCTCTGTGATGAACCCACCGGGGCACTTGATTATGTGACGGGCAAGGCCGTATTGAAGCTTCTGGAGGACTTGAACAGGGAGACGCATAAATGCGTCGTGCTGGTCACACATAATTCGGCGATTGCCCAGATGGCGGACAAGATTATAAAGGTGAAGAGCGGCAGAATCGAAAGTATTACGATGAATGAACACAGACAAAGTGCTGAAGGGATTGAGTGGTGA
- a CDS encoding GntR family transcriptional regulator, whose protein sequence is MTITFDDNLPIFQQVAHIIEDDILNGTFQVDEQILSVAQFSQLFQINPATVVKGIGILVNEEILYKKRGLGMFVAADAKEKIHLKRRERFTKELLSELLNEADKLGLTTGDIIDMITQLRKD, encoded by the coding sequence ATGACCATCACTTTTGACGATAATCTACCGATATTCCAGCAAGTCGCCCATATCATTGAGGATGATATTCTGAACGGCACCTTTCAGGTGGACGAGCAGATTCTTTCGGTTGCCCAGTTCTCCCAGCTGTTTCAGATTAATCCGGCCACGGTGGTTAAGGGGATTGGCATATTAGTCAACGAAGAGATTCTGTACAAAAAAAGAGGGCTCGGCATGTTCGTCGCGGCCGATGCCAAAGAGAAAATTCATTTAAAACGAAGAGAGCGGTTCACCAAAGAGCTCTTGTCTGAGCTGCTGAACGAAGCCGACAAGCTTGGGCTGACCACCGGCGATATCATCGACATGATCACACAACTGAGAAAGGACTGA